TTCGAGATTCTCGAGCGGTTGGGCGCGGCTCCCGAAGCGCCACGCTTCGCCGCGATCGGTGCGCTTGCCACCGAGTTCAGCGAAGGAGCGGAAGCCGAAGCGGCGTCAGTCGTGCCGGTAGAACGGGCTCCTATCGAAGGGCCCGTGGCTTTCACGATCGACGATGAAGAGACGCTCGAGGTCGATGATGCGCTCAACTGCGAAGTCACCGCGGACGGCCGGCTGCGCGTCGGGATACACATCGCGCTAGTCGCGGATTTCGTCACACGAGGCGGCGCGATGGATCGCGAGGCGGCCGCGCGCTCGACCACCGTCTATCTGCCCGAAACGACGGTGCGGATGCTGCCCGACGAAATCTGCTGTCGGCGGGCCAGCCTGGTCGCCGGGGAGCGGCGCTCCGTGCTCAGCACCTCGGTGATGCTGGGCGCGGACGGCGAATTGCAGAGCACCATCATCAGTCCGGGCGATCTCAGGATCGGACGCCGGCTGAGCTACACGCAGGCCGACCGCATCCTCGACGGCGCCGCGGAGGCCGACTCCGAGGTCGCGGCGGCTTTACGCCGGCTGCAGGAAGCGGCCCTCGCGCTTCGCGAGCGGCGCAAGCGGGCCGGAGCGATCCTCGTGCAGCGGCGTGAGCCGAAAGTGCGCGTGCAGGGCGGCGAGGTCGAAATCGAAATCATCGACAATAACTCGCCAAGCCGCATGCTGGTGGCCGAATTCATGGTGTTGAACAATTTCGTCGGGGCAAGCTATGCCGCCGAACGCCGTATCCCGCTGATTTACCGGGTGCAGCCGTCAGCGGGCGACGCGGGCGCGGTGCGGGCGCGGCTGTCGGTGTATCCCGAATTTCACGCCGGGGCGGGGCTGCAATGCTACGCGCAGCTGAGTTCGCCCATCCGGCGTTACGCGGACCTGGTTCTGCAGCGCCAGTTGGTGAGCGCGCTCGCAGACTCGTCGGCGCCCCCATATGACGCCGACGGAATTCTCGCGGTGCTGGCTCAGACCGAGAACGCGGAGGCGGAGGCCAAGGAACTGGAGCGCCGCGCTCGCCGCTACTGGATCCTGACCTACCTCAAGCGCCATGCGCTCGGGCGCGAGCTTGCAGGGACGGTGACGCGCGACGGAGTGAGCGCGGAACTGGACGACTATGCGGTGCGGGGCGCGCTCCGCGGCGCGCCGAACGTGTCGAGCCAAACGCCGATCCGGTTGAGGATCGCGCGGGTCGATCCATTGCGCGGCTGGCTATCGTTTGAATACCTGGCAACCGTGCCGAGGGAAACCGAACGAGCGTGGTAGCATTTAGGGAGAGATTGGGGCTTGAGTTCGCCGACGCAGTTTTGCGCGTCGGATGGCAGCCACTTCCGCCCGCCCTCATTCCCCGCCTCTCACCCCGGGATTCTCGCGACGCCCTGGGGTCAGGAATTGTCGGCCTGCTTGGGTTGGCCCCCGATCTTCGCCGGACCGCCTCCAACTCCGGCGCGCGGAGCATTTGCTGCTCCCCAACGGCTCGAAAATGATTCCCAAAAAGGGCCGCGCCGCCAGCGGCCCGAGTCATGCGGATCGCGTTAGCCCTTGAAGTTGTCCTGCTGCAAACGCCAGCGATCGATTGATTCGATGTTGAAACGCCAATCGCTGCCAACCTTGAACGCCGGCAGTCCGCCACGCTTGAGCTGACGGTACACGGTCGATGGATGCACTTTCAGGTAGTCCGACAGTTCCTTGACTGTCATAACCCTGCTGCTCTCCAATTTCATCGCCATCGTAATCTCTCCCCTTATTCTCGCTTTTACGTGTGACCCTGCCGGGCTGCGTTCCCGGACACCTCGCATAAAGCAAGGCGTGTGCCGTAAGCCATAGAAAAGGGAATCGTGCCTAATAGGATGAATATGAGGGCAAAGCTAACGAATAAAGCGTCAAAAAATTGCCAACCGGTACGAAAGTGCCGGTCAACCTTTCGCCACTACGATGCAAGAATGACCATAGGCTGTTTCAACTGTGCAATACCGGTCCGCTCCCTCAGGCCGTTTTCTTGGCGGCTTCAGCTCTTTCCAGCGAACCGTGTTCTAAACTCAGCTGACCCCGACGGCTTTTCCGCTACCTTTCAGGCCCGCCGGTTAGACCTTGCCGACCAACTCGCGCTCGCACTCGCCAACGAAACGCATCACGCCCGCCGCGTCGTTCTGGCGATGCAACAGGATCAGCCGATGGACCCCGGCGTCGGCAAAACGCTTCGCCTCGTCGCGATCGATGCGTCGGCTGGGAGTCACGCTTATCTCCAATTCTTCGAAGCGCCGTCCCGCCTCCGTGCATGCCGCCTTAAGTCCGTTGAGATGCTTACGCGTGGTCTCGAGGTCCAGCGCAAAGCCGTACCATCCCTTGGCCAGGCGCGCGGCGCGGGAGAACGCCTCGCCGGTATGACCGCCGAAGACGATTTCCGGATGGGGCTTCTGCACCGGACGCGGCATCGCGTTGACGCCGCCGAACGAGACATAGCGGCCGCGGAATTCCGGCTTGTCCATTGTCCATAACGCGATCATCGCGCGCAGGAATTCCTCGCTGCGTGGCCCCTTATGATCGAAGGGCGCGCCGATAGCCTCGAACTCGGGTTTCAGATAGCCGACGCCGATACCGAAAATCAGGCGGCCGTTGGCGAGCACGTCGGTGGAAGCAAGCTCCTTGGCCAACACGACGGGATTGCGCTGCGGCAGGATAATGATTCCGGTGCCGAGGCGAATGGTCCTGGTCTGCGCGGCGACGAAGGTCAGCGCGATCAGAGAGTCGACAAACGGAGTCTCGGGTGCCGCCGGCGAGGGCGGCGCCTGAGGGTCCGGCAGCACGATATGCTCACCGGTCCAAAGGCTCTCGAAGCCGGCGGCTTCCGCGGCGCGCGCGACATCGCTGGCCGCGCGTGGATCCGCGCACGGCCCATAGTTGATTCCGAACAGCGCTATCTTCATGGTAGGGCAGAACTAACATGAAGCGCTGCGCATCGGAAACCCGTCGGCGCCGGCGCCAGCGAGGCTAATGCGCCGGCGGCATGCGAGCGCCGGCACGAAAGCGATCGTTCTATGAGATGTCCGCAATGCGGATCCGGTTCGGCCCCAGAAGCGCAATTCTGCGGACGCTGCGGCGCTCGACTTTACGAGCCGAAACCGGCGGATAAGCGCGAATACGCGCTCATGCGGGTGCATCCCGCCTGGTGGCACTTCGTCGGCGCGATCGTCACTTGCTGCTTCTTCATCGTGGCGGGATTCGCCTGCGAGGTCGCAACCCCCAAAGCCCGCACTTTCGGCCTTATTTTGATGATGCTCGGAGCGGCAGGCTTCGCGCAGACCGCGCTCAGGCGGCGTTTCATCTCGTGGAGCCTCACTTCGGAACGGGTGATCGAGAACAAGGGCATCCTGGCGCGCCATCGGCGCGAGATGGAACTGGCCGACGTCCGCTCGGTCGATGTCGAGCGGCGCTTTATGCAGCGCGCGATGGGCCTCGGCAATATCATCATCGCCTCCGCCGCGAGCGCCGACTACGCGATCCGGCTCTACGACGTTCCCGATCCCGAGGGGGTCGCGGAGACGCTGCGGCGCGCGCGCCTCAGACGCCTCGCGTAGTGGAAAAATCGCTGCAATCGCGAGACGCAAGATTTGACCTCGCTCGGATGCGCGCCGATAATCGGCGCACTCAGTGTGAGGGGAGCGGCGCAATGACCAGGCATCCGGATCTCCGCCACGAGCGCAAGCTCTGGCGCAGCAACGTCGAGGTGGTGGCAGGGGTCGATGAGGCGGGCGTTGGACCGATGGCGGGCCCGGTGGTCGCCGCAGCCGTGATCTTCGCTCCTGAAACCTTTATCAAGGGCGTACACGACTCCAAACAACTCACGCCGGAGCGGCGCGAAGAGCTTTACGGTCTGATAACCGCGCGCGCGGTCACCTGGGGAATCGGCGTGGCCGAAGCGCTGGAGATCGACCGGCTCAACATCTACTGGGCAACGCGCGAGGCGAGCCTGCGCGCTCTGGCGGCGCTCGGATGCACTCCCGGCCATGTGCTGGTTGACGGACGCGGAATCGCGGATCTTGCGCATCCGCAAACTCCGATCGTCGGCGGCGACCGCAAGAGCTTTTGTATCGCCGCCGCGTCGATTCTGGCCAAGGTGACGCGCGACCGGATGATGTGCGAGTACGACGCGCGCTTCCCGGGCTATGGTTTCGCCCAGCATAAGGGTTACTGCACCCCCGAGCATTTCACGGCGCTGCGCGCGCTCGGGCCCTCGCCGATCCATCGCCGCTCGTTCGCGCCAGTCTTCGCCGCGGCGCAGCTCGCCTTCGACATCCGCGATTTACCATCCTGAGCGCCTTGGGTTAGAGTTCAGGTTGAACGGTACGGGCGCCCCCGATAGCGGCGGCGAACATCGACAGCTTGCCGTTCCACAGCTTCATCCGGAGGGCCTGACGAACTTGGCAAATTCACGATACGACCTCGCGGTAATCGGTTCCGGCCCGGGCGGCTATGTGGCGGCGATTCGCGCGAGCCAGCTCAAGATGCGGGTCGCGGTGGTCGAACGCGAGGAAGTGGGCGGCGTGTGCTTGAACTGGGGCTGCATCCCGTCCAAGGCTCTGCTGAACTCGGCCGAGACGATCGAGTCGATTCGCGGCGCGGGCAAGGAACACGGAATCGAGGTGGGCGAAGTGAAGGTCGATTTCGCCCGCGTCATCAAACGCAGCCGCGAGGCCGCCGACAAGCTCTCCAAGGGGGTGCGCTTCCTCTTTCGCAAGAACAAGATCGACCTGTTCGAGGCCAGCGCGAGCATCGCCGGGCCCAACAGCGTGGCGCTCGCTCCGGCGGCAGGTAAGCCGGCGCCGGCCGCGGCGGCGATCGAGGCCGAGCGCATCCTGATCGCGACCGGATCGGGCGAGCGGCTCTTCGGCGGCATGAAACTCGGCGATGGCGTGATGACCAGCCGCGAGGCGCTGCTGAACGATCATCTGCCCGAAAGCATCGTCGTGATCGGCGCCGGCGCGGTAGGACTGGAATTCGCCTATTTCTACCAGGCCTTCGGCGCCAAGGTCACGGTAGTCGAACTCGAAAAGCAGATGCTGCCCGGATTCGACGCCGAGATCGCCGAGGAGCTGCGCCGCTCCTTCGTCAAGCGCGGAGTCACGGTGATGCTCGGGCACCGGTACAAATCGATGGAGCGCAAGGGCGTGCGATGGACGGTCACGCTCGACGCGGCCGGCACGGCGAAGACCGTCGAGGCCGAAGCGGTGCTGATCGCGGTGGGACGCAATCCGCTAAGCCCGAACCTGGGGCTGGAAAAAATCGGCGTCGAAGTGGAGCGCGGCGGGTTCATCAAGGTTGACGACTCGTTTCGCACCAAATGTCCGAGCGTGTACGCGATCGGCGACGTCATTCGCCCGCCGCTGCTCGCTCACAAGGCCTCGGCCGAGGGCATCGCCGCGGTCGAGATCATGGCCGGTGTGCGCGAGCCCGGCTTCGACCTGACGTCGATCGCCGGATGCATTTATTGCGAGCCCGAAGTCGCCACGGTCGGGCTGACCGAGGCCCAGGCGCGCGAGCGCGGAATAGAGGTCAAGGTCGGGAAATTCCCGTTCCGGGCGATCGGCAAGTCGGTGGCGGTCAATCAGACCGAGGGCTTCGTCAAGATAATCGCCAGCAAGGAATACAGCGAGGTGCTGGGCGCGCAGATTATCGGCCATCACGCGACCGATCTGATCTCCGAAATCGTCCTGGGGCGTACGCTCGAGACGACGACGGCCGAGGTCGGCAGGACGCCGCATCCGCATCCGACACTCTCCGAGGCGATCATGGAAGCGGCGCTGGCGGCGGAGGGCGAGGCGATCAACTTTTGACGGGGCGGCGGCCGAGCGCTGACGGCGCAAATCCGATGGAGACGCGCGGCACAATCGATATTGCGCGGATGGGAACGGTCGATTACGAATCCGCGCTCGCTTTGCAGGATGCGCTCGTGACGGCGCGCCGCGACGATCTTATCGGCGATACTTTGCTGCTGCTGGAGCATCCGCACGTCTTCACGCTCGGCCGCGGAGCCGACGCCCGCTATCTGCGCGAAGCGCGCGCCAGAGTTCCGGTGTTTCGCGTCTCGCGCGGCGGTCAGGTTACGTATCACGGCCCGGGACAGCTCGTGGGCTATCCGATCCTGAAACTCCAGGGGCCTGACCGCGACATTCACGTTTACCTGCGCCGTCTCGAACAGACGATAATCGACGCGCTGGCGGAGTTGAGGATCGCGGCGGAGCGGCGCGCCGGGCTGACCGGCGTATGGGTGGGCGAGCGCAAAATAGGTTCGATC
The window above is part of the Candidatus Binataceae bacterium genome. Proteins encoded here:
- a CDS encoding ribonuclease catalytic domain-containing protein encodes the protein MNSAIKYTGALVEFLDQGGLRPAYVLREQGDKLVIRDEAGRERTVSRELVMMRHAAPHAEGGGDPAARLAALEEEKARLRAELDLTLLWEVVQEQGRTFSADELAELFFGRRSSAGTAVMLHALLTDRIYFVRRNREFMVRAPEQVERLRLQESRVRMRSEEGRRTRELLNAIIANDLSANAALASSADAPPLIVELRRYLKNPSTRSQELTLMLAQAAPDVDPAEVAFEILERLGAAPEAPRFAAIGALATEFSEGAEAEAASVVPVERAPIEGPVAFTIDDEETLEVDDALNCEVTADGRLRVGIHIALVADFVTRGGAMDREAAARSTTVYLPETTVRMLPDEICCRRASLVAGERRSVLSTSVMLGADGELQSTIISPGDLRIGRRLSYTQADRILDGAAEADSEVAAALRRLQEAALALRERRKRAGAILVQRREPKVRVQGGEVEIEIIDNNSPSRMLVAEFMVLNNFVGASYAAERRIPLIYRVQPSAGDAGAVRARLSVYPEFHAGAGLQCYAQLSSPIRRYADLVLQRQLVSALADSSAPPYDADGILAVLAQTENAEAEAKELERRARRYWILTYLKRHALGRELAGTVTRDGVSAELDDYAVRGALRGAPNVSSQTPIRLRIARVDPLRGWLSFEYLATVPRETERAW
- a CDS encoding helix-turn-helix domain-containing protein, which encodes MRGVRERSPAGSHVKARIRGEITMAMKLESSRVMTVKELSDYLKVHPSTVYRQLKRGGLPAFKVGSDWRFNIESIDRWRLQQDNFKG
- a CDS encoding LLM class F420-dependent oxidoreductase gives rise to the protein MKIALFGINYGPCADPRAASDVARAAEAAGFESLWTGEHIVLPDPQAPPSPAAPETPFVDSLIALTFVAAQTRTIRLGTGIIILPQRNPVVLAKELASTDVLANGRLIFGIGVGYLKPEFEAIGAPFDHKGPRSEEFLRAMIALWTMDKPEFRGRYVSFGGVNAMPRPVQKPHPEIVFGGHTGEAFSRAARLAKGWYGFALDLETTRKHLNGLKAACTEAGRRFEELEISVTPSRRIDRDEAKRFADAGVHRLILLHRQNDAAGVMRFVGECERELVGKV
- a CDS encoding PH domain-containing protein, whose translation is MRVHPAWWHFVGAIVTCCFFIVAGFACEVATPKARTFGLILMMLGAAGFAQTALRRRFISWSLTSERVIENKGILARHRREMELADVRSVDVERRFMQRAMGLGNIIIASAASADYAIRLYDVPDPEGVAETLRRARLRRLA
- a CDS encoding ribonuclease HII; the encoded protein is MTRHPDLRHERKLWRSNVEVVAGVDEAGVGPMAGPVVAAAVIFAPETFIKGVHDSKQLTPERREELYGLITARAVTWGIGVAEALEIDRLNIYWATREASLRALAALGCTPGHVLVDGRGIADLAHPQTPIVGGDRKSFCIAAASILAKVTRDRMMCEYDARFPGYGFAQHKGYCTPEHFTALRALGPSPIHRRSFAPVFAAAQLAFDIRDLPS
- the lpdA gene encoding dihydrolipoyl dehydrogenase, producing the protein MANSRYDLAVIGSGPGGYVAAIRASQLKMRVAVVEREEVGGVCLNWGCIPSKALLNSAETIESIRGAGKEHGIEVGEVKVDFARVIKRSREAADKLSKGVRFLFRKNKIDLFEASASIAGPNSVALAPAAGKPAPAAAAIEAERILIATGSGERLFGGMKLGDGVMTSREALLNDHLPESIVVIGAGAVGLEFAYFYQAFGAKVTVVELEKQMLPGFDAEIAEELRRSFVKRGVTVMLGHRYKSMERKGVRWTVTLDAAGTAKTVEAEAVLIAVGRNPLSPNLGLEKIGVEVERGGFIKVDDSFRTKCPSVYAIGDVIRPPLLAHKASAEGIAAVEIMAGVREPGFDLTSIAGCIYCEPEVATVGLTEAQARERGIEVKVGKFPFRAIGKSVAVNQTEGFVKIIASKEYSEVLGAQIIGHHATDLISEIVLGRTLETTTAEVGRTPHPHPTLSEAIMEAALAAEGEAINF
- the lipB gene encoding lipoyl(octanoyl) transferase LipB, which codes for METRGTIDIARMGTVDYESALALQDALVTARRDDLIGDTLLLLEHPHVFTLGRGADARYLREARARVPVFRVSRGGQVTYHGPGQLVGYPILKLQGPDRDIHVYLRRLEQTIIDALAELRIAAERRAGLTGVWVGERKIGSIGVGLRRWITLHGFALNVASDLEYFGAMVPCGIAGIEMTSVELELGRAADGRGSADQLEAAAIAAVERSFAAVFRFDQTTIADPAALWARVDPLAAACEAQIRP